Proteins encoded together in one Ipomoea triloba cultivar NCNSP0323 chromosome 4, ASM357664v1 window:
- the LOC116015949 gene encoding uncharacterized protein LOC116015949, whose product MQVLGVEEALMCKAFLPTLKGLAQKWFLALPGRSIWCFNDLADRFLTHYAVNIKPQRNLTHLSGINQDEGEALKTYLARWQKELQTIEGLDEQVAITFFMESLRAGKLFIDLHNDRPKTYMWRLSKEPVVRQTRKRL is encoded by the coding sequence ATGCAAGTCTTAGGGGTGGAAGAGGCACTTATGTGCAAGGCTTTTCTCCCTACTCTCAAGGGGCTCGCCCAAAAATGGTTTTTGGCACTGCCAGGCCGTTCCATTTGGTGCTTCAATGATTTAGCCGACCGATTCCTTACCCATTACGCTGTAAACATCAAGCCGCAGCGCAATCTTACCCACTTGAGCGGAATCAATCAAGATGAGGGAGAAGCTTTGAAGACGTATTTGGCTCGCTGGCAAAAAGAGTTACAAACTATCGAGGGGTTAGACGAGCAAGTGGCTATCACCTTTTTCATGGAGTCGCTCCGAGCGGGCAAATTATTTATTGATCTTCACAATGATCGCCCAAAGACATATATGTGGAGGCTATCCAAAGAGCCAGTCGTTAGGCAGACACGGAAGAGGCTGTGA
- the LOC116015950 gene encoding uncharacterized protein LOC116015950, whose product MVTEGIVLGHKISKKGIEVDRAKTAVIETLPPPHNVTSLRSFLGHVGFYRRFIKDFSKIARPLTKLLEKDAIFELNEDAMKAFRNLKDAIVHNPILVGPKWDQPFELMCDASNFAVGVVLGQKNDKKFQPIAYASRMLTKPQQTYTTTEKELFAIVFALDKFRSYLLMSKVVIHTDHAAIRFLMSKPEAKPRLIRWILLLQEFDVTIVDRKGVENSAADHLSRLENEKEQDMIRDVNEYFLEEKLMGLYLAPWYADLANYLVGGELPEFLNTHAQRKLIAESRYYFWDEPYLFKLTELLGEHLKQDSTGPQYFGTLKSVSETVIDVSELEISLERTKCRKTTSWLDYVSKWVEAEALRNNDARSVTRFLKRLFTRFGVPRIVINDRGTHFRNIPMRRLLQKQGIQHRGGVSYHPQTTRQVENANRDIKAIFEKTVARHTRDWVDKLNDALWAFRTAYKTPIGTTPYRLISLQEHENHPSKHFEAI is encoded by the exons ATGGTCACAGAAGGAATTGTGCTTGGACATAAGATTTCAAAAAAGGGAATTGAGGTCGACAGGGCTAAGACAGCAGTTATTGAGACCCTACCACCACCGCACAATGTGACATCCTTGAGAAGTTTCTTGGGACATGTAGGATTTTATAGAAGATTCATAAAAGATTTCTCAAAAATCGCAAGGCCATTGACTAAGTTGTTAGAAAAGGACGCCATCTTTGAATTAAATGAAGATGCTATGAAGGCATTCCGGAATTTAAAGGATGCCATAGTACATAATCCAATCcttgtaggaccaaaatgggatcaACCCTTTGAGTTGATGTGTGACGCGAGCAATTTCGCTGTTGGAGTTGTGCTAGGGcagaaaaatgataagaaatttcagCCTATCGCCTATGCTAGTCGAATGTTGACTAAGCCGCAGCAAACTTATACCACGACCGAGAAAGAACTTTTTGCAATCGTGTTTGCGTTAGATAAATTTAGATCATATCTCTTAATGTCAAAAGTCGTCATTCATACTGATCATGCAGCTATCAGATTTCTCATGTCTAAACCTGAAGCAAAACCAAGGTTGATCAGATGGATTTTGCTATTACAAGAATTTGACGTGACTATCGTGGACCGAAAAGGAGTTGAAAACAGTGCAGCAGATCATTTGTCAAGGTTAGAGAATGAGAAAGAACAGGATATGATTAGggatgtgaatgaatattttctagaGGAAAAGCTGATGGGTCTCTATCTCGCACCTTGGTATGCGGATCTGGCTAACTATCTTGTAGGGGGAGAGTTACCGGAATTTTTAAATACACACGCCCAAAGAAAGTtaatagcagaatctcgatACTACTTCTGGGACGAGCCATATCTCTTCAAA CTAACCGAACTACTCGGAGAGCacttgaagcaggattctactggccctcaatatttcgggaCACTCAAATCTGTGTCAGAAACTGTGATAGATGTCAGCGAACTGGAAATATCACTGGAAAGGACGAAATGCCGCAAAACTACATCTTGGC TGGATTAtgtctccaaatgggttgaagcagaagcacttCGGAACAATGACGCAAGAAGTGTAACAAGATTTCTAAAAAGATTattcacaagatttggagtaccGCGAATTGTGATCAACGATAGGGGGACACACTTCAGGAACATACCCATGCGAAGATTACTTCAAAAGCAAGGTATACAACACCGGGGAGGGGTCTCGTATCATCCTCAAACTACAAGACAAGTCGAGAATGCGAATAGAGATATTAAAGCCATATTCGAAAAGACAGTAGCTCGGCATACAAGGGATTGGGTTGACAAGCTTAACGATGCATTATGGGCCTTCCGGACTGCTTATAAGACGCCGATAGGAACTACTCCATAcagattg atctcgttgcaagaacatgagaatcATCCATCTAAGCATTTTGAAGCAATATGA